The following are encoded together in the Meriones unguiculatus strain TT.TT164.6M chromosome 16, Bangor_MerUng_6.1, whole genome shotgun sequence genome:
- the LOC110541867 gene encoding olfactory receptor 2B11-like: MAIINESYPKEFINESHPKEFILLGFADRPWLELPLFIILLVTYPMALMGNIAIILVSTLDPRLHSPMYFFLTNLSFLDMCYTTSIVPQMLFNLGSSRKTISYIGCVVQLYVFHIMGGTECLLLAIMSFDRYVAICRPLHYTLIMNQRACILLVSIMWLTGVIFAFSEATLTLQLPLCGTHKLDHLLCEIPVLIKTACGEKEANELALSVVCIFILAVPLCLILASYVNIGCAVVRIKSSEGRRKAFGTCSSHLIVVSLFYGPAISMYLQPSSSITRDQPKFMALFYAVITPTLNPFIYTLRNKDVKGALKKLLRNIFSSKWKFIDIK; encoded by the coding sequence ATGGCTATAATCAATGAAAGCTACCCAAAAGAATTCATCAATGAAAGCCACCCAAAAGAATTCATTCTACTGGGCTTTGCTGACCGTCCTTGGCTGGAACTCCCTCTCTTCATTATTCTTCTGGTAACATACCCCATGGCTTTGATGGGAAATATTGCCATCATACTAGTGTCCACCTTAGACCCCCGTCTCCACAGCCCCATGTATTTCTTCCTCACAAATCTCTCCTTTTTGGACATGTGCTATACCACAAGCATTGTGCCTCAGATGCTGTTTAACCTGGGAAGCTCTAGAAAGACTATTAGTTACATTGGATGTGTTGTTCAACTTTATGTCTTCCATATAATGGGAGGCACAGAATGTCTGCTTTTGGCAATAATGTCCTTTGATCGTTATGTGGCTATCTGCAGACCTCTTCACTACACCCTCATCATGAATCAGCGAGCCTGCATCTTGTTAGTGTCTATCATGTGGCTGACTGGAGTGATCTTTGCTTTTTCAGAGGCTACACTTACATTACAATTGCCATTGTGTGGCACTCATAAACTGGATCACTTATTGTGCGAAATTCCAGTTCTCATAAAAACTGCCTGTGGCGAAAAGGAGGCTAATGAGCTGGCACTTTCTGTGGTATGCATTTTTATACTAGCTGTTCCTCTATGCTTAATTCTTGCTTCTTATGTTAATATTGGATGTGCTGTAGTCAGAATTAAATCttctgaaggaaggagaaaagcctTTGGAACATGTTCTTCTCATCTCATTGTAGTTTCCTTATTTTATGGTCCAGCCATTAGCATGTACCTTCAGCCTTCTTCATCCATCACAAGGGACCAACCCAAGTTCATGGCTCTCTTTTATGCAGTGATAACGCCTACACTGAATCCCTTCATCTATACCCTACGGAATAAGGATGTAAAGGGTGCCTTAAAAAAGCTGCTGAGAAACATTTTCAGTTCAAAGTGGAAGTTCATTGATATCAAATGA